Proteins from one Dermacentor variabilis isolate Ectoservices chromosome 1, ASM5094787v1, whole genome shotgun sequence genomic window:
- the Lim3 gene encoding lim3 homeobox protein → MVTADHNRDMLLALLSRNKALEASIPKCAGCEKPILDRFILKVLERSWHARCLKCADCQAQLANKCFARNGHVYCKDDFFKRYGTKCAGCELGIPPTQVVRRAQDNVYHLHCFACILCKRQLNTGDEFYLMEDNKLVCKADYEAAKAREGSSKRPRTTITAKQLETLKSAYNNSPKPARHVREQLSQDTGLDMRVVQVWFQNRRAKEKRLKKDAGKTRWGDFFRSSSGATIKRDVKDHPEDSEPFGLTGSDPEGSPGQQSGHSGASSYFPASPGGQLGPHFGLPSDQFPGRGDDTYGEFPPSPASWLEDMDSTPSSANF, encoded by the exons CGAGCATCCCTAAGTGCGCCGGCTGCGAGAAACCCATCCTGGACCGGTTCATCCTCAAGGTGCTGGAGCGGTCGTGGCATGCGCGCTGCCTCAAGTGCGCCGACTGCCAGGCGCAGCTGGCCAACAAGTGCTTCGCTCGCAATGGGCACGTCTACTGCAAGGACGACTTCTTCAA GCGATACGGCACCAAGTGCGCTGGCTGTGAGCTGGGCATTCCGCCGACGCAAGTGGTGCGCCGAGCGCAGGACAACGTGTACCACTTGCACTGCTTCGCCTGCATCTTGTGCAAGCGGCAGCTGAACACGGGCGACGAGTTCTACCTCATGGAAGACAACAAGCTGGTCTGCAAGGCCGACTACGAAGCGGCCAAGGCGCGCGAGGGCTCCAGCAAGCGGCCGCGCACCACCATCACGGCCAAGCAGCTGGAGACGCTCAAGAGCGCCTACAACAACAGCCCCAAGCCGGCGCGCCACGTGCGCGAGCAGTTGTCGCAAGACACTGGGCTCGACATGCGCGTCGTACAGGTCTGGTTCCAGAACCGGCGCGCAAAGGAGAAGCGCCTCAAGAAGGACGCCGGCAAGACCCGCTGGGGAGACTTCTTCCGCTCCTCGTCCGGCGCCACCATCAAGCGAGACGTCAAAGACCACCCAG AGGACTCTGAGCCGTTCGGGCTGACCGGCAGCGACCCTGAGGGCTCCCCGGGCCAGCAGTCGGGCCACAGCGGCGCCTCGTCCTACTTCCCGGCCAGTCCCGGAGGTCAGCTGGGGCCCCACTTCGGCCTTCCCAGCGACCAGTTCCCGGGTCGCGGAGACGACACCTACGGCGAGTTCCCGCCCAGCCCAGCCTCGTGGCTTGAGGACATGGACAGCACGCCTTCGTCGGCGAACTTCTGA